One Streptomyces sp. SAI-135 DNA segment encodes these proteins:
- a CDS encoding DUF2690 domain-containing protein: MRNGTTWARAAAAILLAGGGLLAATPAQAAASACSGSACDGKDPAVYCQDDARTVESTRLGQALLELRYSPSCRAAWGRISNAGYDPRDQFTPYATVHRNSDGREYSCSVPNGDTDCYTRMVNDANVTSYTKGMWDSGARIYEGRTGSY; the protein is encoded by the coding sequence ATGAGAAACGGCACAACCTGGGCGCGCGCCGCGGCCGCGATCCTGCTCGCAGGCGGCGGACTGCTCGCGGCAACGCCGGCTCAGGCGGCCGCCAGCGCGTGCTCGGGGTCGGCCTGCGACGGCAAGGACCCCGCCGTCTACTGCCAGGACGACGCGCGGACCGTGGAGAGCACCAGGCTCGGGCAGGCGCTGCTCGAACTCCGCTACAGCCCCAGCTGCCGGGCCGCCTGGGGCCGGATATCCAACGCGGGCTATGACCCGCGGGACCAATTCACCCCGTACGCCACTGTGCACCGCAACAGCGACGGGCGTGAGTACTCCTGTTCCGTGCCCAACGGCGACACCGACTGCTACACCCGCATGGTCAACGACGCCAACGTCACGTCGTACACGAAGGGAATGTGGGACAGCGGGGCGCGTATCTACGAAGGGCGCACCGGGTCCTACTGA
- a CDS encoding DUF5937 family protein, whose protein sequence is MTIVFRVPAGGAERVGFAYSPTMEAVLSLHVLVEPKHHPVQHGWVRAMRKLSPVLKREIEAFSYAVRSYFPEFLFPQPTGGLADFEDELAGLRGADPELVRLEFAVPLLTPWPGGGEGRDPHVLDEPEVRRLVRERLARESDGAVAAMLLDDPRALLERFLSMLERYWQEAFEEEWARLEPELAAGVSEAGHQIEQRGLYGMLRGLWPEVRSDPQAERFWLERPHDHEVAIGPDDTFVLAPSAYVWPHVRVNCDGPWPLGLVFPVSSIVREARPRIPPTRLVGTLRALADDTRLRALRLLAERPRSTQELAPLVGVSEAALSKHLRVLADAGLLERRREGYYVLYRLASGQVAGLTPSLESFLHGDGDGHGDVYGKASDHD, encoded by the coding sequence ATGACGATCGTGTTCCGGGTCCCGGCCGGCGGTGCGGAGCGGGTGGGGTTCGCCTATTCGCCGACGATGGAGGCCGTACTGAGCCTCCATGTGCTGGTGGAGCCCAAGCACCACCCCGTCCAGCACGGCTGGGTGCGTGCGATGCGCAAGCTGTCCCCGGTGTTGAAGCGGGAGATCGAGGCGTTCTCCTACGCGGTGCGCTCGTACTTCCCCGAGTTCCTGTTTCCGCAGCCGACCGGCGGCCTTGCGGACTTCGAGGACGAACTGGCCGGCCTGCGCGGGGCGGATCCGGAGCTGGTCCGCCTGGAGTTCGCCGTCCCTCTGCTCACGCCCTGGCCGGGCGGCGGAGAGGGCAGGGATCCGCACGTGCTGGACGAACCGGAGGTACGCCGTCTGGTGCGGGAGCGCCTCGCACGGGAAAGTGACGGTGCTGTGGCCGCGATGCTCCTCGACGACCCCCGCGCGCTGCTGGAGCGGTTCCTGAGCATGCTGGAGCGCTACTGGCAGGAGGCGTTCGAGGAGGAATGGGCACGGCTCGAACCCGAACTCGCCGCCGGCGTCAGCGAGGCCGGACACCAGATCGAGCAGCGCGGCCTGTACGGGATGCTCCGCGGCCTGTGGCCCGAAGTGCGCAGCGATCCGCAGGCCGAACGCTTCTGGCTGGAGCGGCCGCACGACCACGAGGTCGCCATCGGACCGGACGACACGTTCGTGCTCGCCCCCAGTGCCTATGTGTGGCCGCACGTACGCGTCAACTGCGACGGCCCGTGGCCCCTCGGGCTCGTCTTCCCCGTCTCCTCGATCGTCCGGGAAGCCCGCCCGAGGATTCCGCCGACCAGGCTCGTCGGCACACTGCGCGCGCTCGCCGACGACACCCGGCTGCGCGCCCTGCGACTGCTCGCCGAACGTCCCCGCAGCACACAGGAGTTGGCCCCGCTCGTCGGCGTCAGCGAGGCCGCCCTGTCCAAGCACCTGAGGGTGCTGGCGGACGCGGGCCTGCTGGAGCGCCGACGCGAGGGCTACTACGTCCTGTACCGGCTTGCGTCCGGACAGGTGGCGGGCCTGACCCCCAGCCTGGAGAGCTTCCTGCACGGCGACGGCGACGGCCACGGTGACGTTTACGGTAAGGCGTCCGACCACGACTGA
- a CDS encoding trypco2 family protein — protein sequence MAEIGLAAAIEELRQELYQAQDLGADQQFAFGIEEAELELQLELRNSGKGDGKVSFGVATVGAGGERSAVRTHRLRLKLSVRDRARGGASPEISDTDNGSWDED from the coding sequence ATGGCGGAGATCGGTCTTGCTGCGGCGATCGAGGAACTGCGGCAGGAGCTCTATCAGGCGCAGGACCTGGGGGCAGATCAGCAGTTCGCGTTCGGCATCGAGGAGGCCGAACTGGAGCTGCAGTTGGAGCTGCGCAACAGCGGCAAGGGCGACGGCAAGGTCAGCTTCGGTGTGGCAACCGTCGGGGCGGGCGGTGAACGCTCTGCCGTCCGCACCCACAGACTGAGGCTGAAACTGTCGGTCCGGGACCGGGCCCGCGGTGGCGCCAGTCCGGAGATCAGCGACACCGACAACGGGTCCTGGGACGAAGACTGA
- a CDS encoding MFS transporter, which translates to MPLLKDRNFLLLFAGQGISRFGDGLYTAATAWLAWSLTKDPTAVAVVSVSAFAPAFVATFVVASYADRRDRRKLMIATDLARVAVVAAASLLLSLGLLNLPLLVATTALLALIGAPFAPARNAIVTQIVPDDRLQQANGLLQVAFRAAFFVGPLMLAPLLAFGSLQAVLVVNGLTFLGSAAAVAAIRVTRPAATGAQAGLWCDLSAGLRAVLAAPDVLVVIVTFVLALALTNGFLTVGLVAVVGQGGQYGLLLGVAGVAEVVGALLLAGLRIRRLALAAVLAWALLGVFRAPLGTVTSPAVAAVFLTATGLASALTDIPLIALVQQRIPSRHLAKALGLWEAGVAGALAISPFVASTAITLAGVENAFLLSGAAVVALAVTATLTLACVGTRQAGQEPFVTADGTTRGAVAVETAVITARSE; encoded by the coding sequence ATGCCACTGCTGAAGGACCGCAACTTCCTGCTCCTCTTCGCCGGCCAGGGCATCTCACGCTTCGGGGACGGCCTGTACACCGCCGCGACCGCCTGGCTGGCCTGGTCACTGACGAAGGACCCCACGGCCGTCGCCGTGGTGAGCGTCTCCGCGTTCGCGCCCGCGTTCGTGGCCACCTTCGTCGTCGCCTCGTACGCCGACCGCCGCGACCGCCGGAAGCTGATGATCGCCACCGACCTGGCCCGGGTCGCCGTGGTGGCCGCGGCTTCACTCCTGCTCTCCCTCGGCCTGCTGAACCTGCCCCTGCTCGTGGCGACCACGGCACTGCTGGCGTTGATCGGCGCCCCGTTCGCCCCGGCGCGCAACGCCATCGTCACGCAGATCGTGCCGGACGACCGCCTCCAGCAGGCCAACGGACTGCTGCAAGTCGCCTTCCGGGCCGCCTTCTTCGTCGGCCCGCTCATGCTGGCACCGCTGCTGGCCTTCGGCTCGCTCCAGGCGGTGCTGGTGGTGAACGGACTCACCTTCCTGGGCTCTGCGGCCGCCGTGGCCGCCATCCGCGTCACCCGGCCCGCTGCGACCGGCGCTCAGGCGGGACTGTGGTGCGATCTCAGCGCCGGGCTCCGGGCGGTGCTGGCCGCTCCCGACGTACTCGTGGTCATCGTGACGTTCGTGCTCGCCCTCGCCCTGACCAACGGGTTCCTGACCGTAGGACTGGTCGCGGTCGTCGGACAGGGCGGCCAGTACGGCCTGCTGCTCGGTGTCGCCGGGGTCGCCGAAGTGGTCGGCGCCCTGCTCCTGGCCGGGTTGCGCATCCGCAGACTCGCACTGGCCGCGGTGCTGGCGTGGGCCCTGCTCGGGGTCTTCCGGGCTCCGCTGGGAACGGTGACCTCCCCCGCGGTGGCGGCGGTCTTCCTGACCGCCACGGGGCTGGCCTCGGCCCTCACGGACATTCCCTTGATCGCACTGGTGCAGCAGCGCATACCGAGCCGTCATCTGGCGAAGGCGCTCGGCCTGTGGGAGGCCGGGGTGGCGGGAGCCCTGGCGATCTCCCCCTTCGTGGCCTCCACCGCCATCACCCTCGCCGGAGTCGAGAACGCCTTCCTGCTCTCGGGAGCCGCTGTTGTCGCCCTGGCCGTGACCGCCACGCTCACCCTCGCCTGCGTCGGCACACGGCAGGCCGGTCAGGAGCCCTTCGTCACGGCCGACGGCACGACGCGCGGCGCGGTGGCGGTGGAGACGGCGGTGATCACGGCCAGATCGGAGTGA